A region of Schistosoma mansoni strain Puerto Rico chromosome 1, complete genome DNA encodes the following proteins:
- a CDS encoding putative monocarboxylate transporter, which yields MTKEEATSQLTRSIFHTIYVEFSRARRKLYGWRRLGWLVLLVAALNVVCIGGKRRAFGIFVAALHKAYNDTSMTELNWVGDSYAAVGFFLMPFATTAIIRWNRPYRCTMVLAGLLIFISCMTSAVVPSPGYLFLTHTLIHGLGSTLILCGTSLVTEEYFDRSHRFHVLATAFVSGGPYGVLIFGPLYSNLIQSYGWQVTFQLSGLLFLFVTCLAGVVFISRDIFEYNQAMLEISDTFEENTMNKALQKDSLLLLNSPKASDGRGWAFCSVEHLKNNPQVFVWGFERLLHNLVIYGLLMNMTAYVSEALNDQLVLGARVNLYFGIGESVVFTLGALIGDRIRGYLAYAYLIGALFAALFLVIMQNTYEDLNVVYVLAGFTGATVGVGNTFLYATSEEIMMVHGSIAFPMTKMIAGIGMLLAPLFSGAIIDGFGYGGFFISMAILVSIRAILLGFICYILNLKKKLLLASEKEHVSRNDNNLYHCCQNTTKQCSEKIAEINEIDNVKSEITNGLYYNSTERDLEKRIQTSSEWYHDNDRRIP from the coding sequence ATGACAAAAGAAGAAGCAACATCTCAATTAACTCGAAGCATATTTCATACAATTTATGTGGAGTTTTCACGAGCCCGTAGAAAACTATATGGATGGCGTCGTTTAGGATGGTTGGTTTTGTTGGTCGCTGCTCTGAACGTTGTTTGCATAGGGGGCAAAAGAAGGGCATTCGGAATATTTGTTGCTGCTCTacataaagcttataatgacaCAAGCATGACGGAATTGAATTGGGTTGGTGACAGTTATGCTGCAGTTGGATTCTTTTTAATGCCTTTCGCTACAACAGCAATAATTCGATGGAATCGGCCGTATAGATGTACTATGGTTCTAGCcggtttattaatttttataagTTGTATGACTTCAGCAGTAGTGCCTAGTCCAGGGTATCTATTCCTGACTCATACACTAATCCATGGCCTTGGGTCTACACTTATTTTATGTGGGACAAGTCTTGTAACAGAAGAGTATTTTGACAGATCTCATCGATTTCATGTTTTGGCAACTGCGTTTGTTTCTGGTGGACCTTATGGTGTACTAATATTTGGTCCATTGTATTCAAATTTAATACAAAGCTACGGTTGGCAAGTGACATTTCAATTAAGTGGATTACTTTTCTTATTCGTGACATGTTTAGCCGgagttgtttttatttcacGAGATATATTTGAATATAACCAAGCTATGTTGGAGATTTCTGATACATTTGAAGAAAATACCATGAACAAAGCCTTACAAAAGGATTCTTTATTGCTACTTAATTCTCCGAAAGCCAGTGATGGACGGGGATGGGCTTTTTGCTCAGTTGaacatttgaaaaataatcCGCAAGTGTTCGTCTGGGGATTTGAACGCTTACTTCATAATCTCGTAATATATGGTTTACTAATGAACATGACAGCTTATGTAAGTGAAGCATTAAATGATCAATTGGTATTGGGTGCCCGCGTTAACTTATATTTTGGTATAGGAGAATCAGTCGTATTCACACTTGGAGCTTTAATCGGTGATCGTATACGAGGTTATTTAGCATATGCTTACCTTATTGGGGCACTATTTGCCGCTTTATTTTTGGTTATTATGCAAAATACATATGAAGATTTAAATGTGGTTTATGTACTGGCTGGATTTACTGGTGCTACTGTTGGTGTAGGCAATACGTTTCTATATGCTACTTCAGAAGAGATAATGATGGTTCATGGATCGATTGCATTTCCTATGACAAAAATGATTGCCGGTATTGGTATGCTGTTGGCACCATTATTCTCTGGTGCGATTATTGATGGATTTGGATATGGTGGCTTTTTTATTAGTATGGCGATTTTAGTGTCAATAAGGGCTATTCTCTTAGGTTTCATATGTTATATATTAAATCTCAAGAAAAAGTTGCTTTTAGCTAGTGAAAAAGAACATGTGTCTAGAAATGATAATAATCTCTATCATTGTTGTCAAAATACTACTAAACAATGTAGTGAAAAAATAGccgaaataaatgaaattgataATGTAAAATCTGAAATTACGAATGGATTATATTATAATTCGACAGAACGTGATTTAGAGAAACGTATTCAAACTTCTTCTGAATGGTATCATGACAATGATCGCCGAATACCATAA